Proteins encoded by one window of Blautia argi:
- a CDS encoding D-alanine--D-alanine ligase family protein → MNIVVLAGGNSTEREVSIASGQGICKALRERNHRAVMADPYFGMEKLEEDLFPAEYDIEEAAEKMRKESALLEETMKSRRGFFGSNVLALCEKADIVFLALHGSNGEDGKVQSVLDLMGVKYTGSNPLSSGMAMDKGITKMVFEANGVPTPKGITLEKGASSRLIDYGMEFPVVVKPCCGGSSVGVFIVKNEAEYAQALLEAFSYEDKVVVEQYITGREFSVAVVDGKAYPVIEIAPIEGFYDYKNKYQAGSCVETCPAEISASLTKEMQHYAEKGYEALKLQAYARLDFIMDEEGNMYCLEANTLPGMTPTSLIPQEAKAIGMNYPQLCEKLIEVSLKKYQ, encoded by the coding sequence ATGAATATAGTAGTTTTAGCAGGAGGAAACAGCACAGAAAGAGAGGTTTCCATTGCCTCAGGACAGGGAATTTGCAAAGCGTTGAGAGAGAGAAACCACCGCGCTGTTATGGCAGACCCGTATTTTGGTATGGAAAAGCTGGAGGAAGACTTGTTTCCCGCAGAATATGATATAGAAGAAGCAGCAGAAAAAATGCGTAAAGAGAGCGCACTTCTGGAAGAAACCATGAAAAGCCGCAGAGGATTTTTCGGTTCCAATGTCCTGGCTCTGTGTGAAAAGGCAGATATTGTTTTTCTGGCGCTTCACGGCTCTAACGGAGAGGACGGAAAGGTGCAGTCCGTGCTGGATTTAATGGGTGTTAAGTACACTGGATCCAATCCTTTAAGCAGCGGCATGGCAATGGATAAGGGCATTACCAAGATGGTATTTGAGGCAAACGGCGTTCCCACACCAAAAGGAATTACCCTGGAAAAGGGAGCCAGCAGCCGTCTTATAGACTATGGCATGGAATTTCCTGTTGTGGTAAAGCCCTGCTGCGGGGGCTCCAGTGTAGGTGTGTTTATTGTAAAGAATGAAGCAGAGTATGCACAGGCGCTTTTAGAAGCATTTTCCTATGAAGATAAAGTTGTGGTAGAGCAGTATATTACCGGACGGGAATTTTCTGTGGCGGTTGTGGACGGCAAGGCTTATCCGGTGATTGAGATTGCGCCTATTGAGGGCTTTTATGATTACAAAAATAAATATCAGGCAGGCTCCTGCGTGGAAACCTGTCCGGCAGAAATCTCTGCTTCTCTTACAAAGGAAATGCAACATTATGCAGAGAAAGGCTATGAGGCTTTAAAATTACAGGCCTATGCAAGACTGGATTTTATTATGGACGAAGAGGGAAATATGTACTGTCTGGAAGCCAATACCCTTCCGGGTATGACCCCCACCAGTCTGATTCCTCAGGAAGCAAAGGCGATTGGTATGAATTATCCGCAGCTTTGTGAAAAGCTGATTGAAGTTTCTCTGAAAAAGTATCAGTAA
- a CDS encoding UDP-N-acetylmuramoyl-tripeptide--D-alanyl-D-alanine ligase — protein MKNLTLEHIAEACGGIYHGTEAMKKEEVASIFTDSRKAEKGGLFVPIKGARVDAHDFIPQVMEQGVLATLSEKDLGEQEYPYIQVESSLLAVKEIAEYYLKQLQIPVVGITGSVGKTSTKEMIAAVLSQKYNTLKTQGNFNNELGLPLTVFRLREEHEIAVLEMGISDFGEMHRLAKIARPDTCVITNIGLCHLEFLKSRDGILKAKTEIFDYLKEDGHIILNGDDDKLITVREAKGIRPVFFGIKNHQDIWADEIQPEGLKGISCRIHAGEESFSVLIPIPGHHMVYNALAGTAVGLTYGLTLEEIRAGIESLQPVSGRFHILETGKYTVIDDCYNANPVSMRASLDVLADALGRKIALLGDMGELGEEEVQMHREVGEYAVSKDIDMLVCVGKLSQYMAEAARTKAEKKEVLYFADKEILMEQLPQILKQGDTVLVKASHFMEFGKLVERLSEL, from the coding sequence ATGAAAAATCTTACCCTGGAGCACATCGCCGAAGCCTGCGGCGGTATTTACCATGGAACAGAAGCAATGAAGAAAGAAGAAGTTGCCAGTATTTTTACAGACAGCAGAAAAGCAGAAAAGGGTGGACTTTTTGTGCCGATTAAAGGGGCAAGAGTCGACGCTCATGATTTTATTCCTCAGGTTATGGAGCAGGGAGTATTGGCAACTCTGTCTGAGAAGGATTTAGGAGAACAGGAATATCCTTATATTCAGGTAGAGTCTTCCCTTCTGGCAGTAAAAGAGATTGCGGAATATTATTTAAAACAGCTGCAGATTCCTGTAGTTGGAATTACGGGCAGCGTGGGAAAGACCAGCACAAAGGAAATGATTGCAGCCGTACTTTCTCAGAAATACAATACGCTGAAGACCCAGGGGAATTTTAATAACGAGCTGGGGCTTCCGCTTACTGTGTTTCGTTTACGGGAGGAGCATGAAATTGCTGTGCTGGAAATGGGTATCAGTGATTTCGGAGAGATGCACAGACTGGCGAAAATTGCCAGACCCGACACCTGTGTGATAACGAATATCGGTTTGTGTCATCTGGAATTTCTCAAGTCCAGAGATGGTATCTTAAAGGCAAAGACAGAAATTTTTGATTATTTGAAAGAGGACGGACACATTATCTTAAACGGTGATGATGACAAACTCATAACCGTGCGGGAAGCAAAAGGAATCCGGCCTGTATTCTTTGGTATTAAGAATCATCAGGATATCTGGGCAGACGAAATTCAGCCGGAAGGATTAAAGGGAATTTCCTGCAGGATTCACGCAGGGGAGGAAAGTTTTTCTGTATTGATTCCGATTCCGGGACATCATATGGTATACAATGCTCTTGCAGGAACTGCTGTAGGGCTGACCTACGGACTGACTTTGGAGGAAATCAGGGCAGGCATTGAGAGTCTGCAGCCGGTCAGCGGAAGGTTCCATATTCTTGAAACAGGAAAGTATACCGTGATTGATGACTGTTATAATGCCAATCCTGTATCCATGAGGGCGTCTTTAGACGTGTTGGCAGACGCGCTGGGAAGAAAGATAGCGTTGCTTGGTGATATGGGAGAGCTGGGCGAAGAAGAAGTCCAAATGCACCGGGAAGTAGGCGAGTATGCAGTATCAAAGGACATCGACATGCTGGTTTGCGTGGGCAAATTATCCCAATACATGGCAGAGGCAGCCAGGACAAAAGCAGAGAAAAAAGAAGTTCTGTATTTTGCAGACAAAGAAATCTTAATGGAACAGCTTCCTCAGATTTTGAAGCAAGGGGATACAGTTCTGGTCAAAGCTTCCCATTTTATGGAGTTTGGAAAGCTTGTGGAAAGGTTGTCAGAGTTGTAA
- a CDS encoding alanine/glycine:cation symporter family protein, with protein sequence MLNEILGAVNDFMYTYLLLFLLVGTGIYFTVRTRFVQVRLLKESFRVLKERAGEENGKKQVSSFQALMISTASRVGTGNIAGIATAIAAGGAGAVFWMWLMAVIGGASAFIESTLAQVYKVKDKEEFRGGPSYYMEKALGKRWIGVLFSVLLIICFAYGFNGLQSFNMSSSLEYYIPGYGDTVYPMIVGLVLAVGTAFVIFGGVHRIGFITSVIVPIMAGAYLLIGLVTIVLNLKELPLVFSMILSQAFDFQAFAGGMAGSAVVIGIKRGLFSNEAGMGSAPNASASASVSHPAKQGMVQVLSVFIDTLLICSATAMMLLLSGVQGEPGVLDGIPFVQKAISANVGSWGIHFITISIFAFAFSSLIGNYYYAESNILFIKNNKTLLLIFRISCLVAVFLGAQADFSMMWNIADITMGCMATVNILVILVLGNVAIKVLKDYEKQRKEGKDPVFKAKDVGIDHTDCW encoded by the coding sequence ATGCTGAATGAGATTTTAGGTGCAGTGAATGACTTTATGTATACCTATCTGCTGTTGTTTCTGCTGGTAGGGACAGGCATTTACTTTACGGTTCGGACACGTTTTGTACAGGTAAGGCTTTTGAAAGAATCTTTTCGTGTATTAAAGGAACGTGCAGGAGAGGAAAACGGAAAGAAACAAGTGTCTTCTTTTCAGGCTTTGATGATTTCCACAGCGTCCCGTGTGGGAACAGGCAATATTGCCGGGATTGCAACTGCTATAGCAGCAGGAGGCGCAGGAGCTGTGTTCTGGATGTGGCTTATGGCTGTGATTGGCGGCGCATCTGCTTTTATTGAGAGTACTCTGGCACAGGTTTACAAAGTAAAGGATAAGGAAGAATTTCGTGGAGGTCCTTCCTATTACATGGAAAAAGCATTGGGAAAACGCTGGATTGGTGTGCTGTTTTCTGTTTTGCTGATCATCTGTTTTGCTTATGGATTTAACGGACTGCAGTCTTTTAATATGTCTTCTTCTCTGGAATATTATATTCCCGGGTATGGAGATACCGTTTATCCTATGATTGTGGGATTGGTTCTGGCAGTGGGAACCGCATTTGTTATTTTCGGAGGTGTACACAGAATCGGATTCATCACTTCTGTGATTGTGCCGATTATGGCAGGTGCGTATCTGCTCATTGGTCTGGTGACGATTGTGTTGAACTTGAAAGAACTGCCTCTTGTGTTTTCTATGATTCTTTCTCAGGCATTTGATTTTCAGGCGTTTGCCGGGGGAATGGCAGGCAGCGCAGTAGTAATTGGTATTAAGAGAGGACTTTTTTCCAATGAGGCAGGTATGGGAAGCGCACCGAACGCGTCTGCAAGCGCCTCTGTCAGCCACCCGGCAAAGCAGGGTATGGTACAGGTATTGTCTGTGTTTATTGATACTCTGTTGATTTGCTCTGCTACAGCAATGATGTTGCTTTTGTCCGGTGTACAGGGGGAACCCGGTGTTCTGGACGGAATTCCTTTTGTGCAGAAGGCTATTTCCGCGAATGTGGGAAGCTGGGGCATTCATTTTATTACCATTTCGATTTTTGCCTTTGCTTTCAGCAGCCTGATTGGAAATTATTATTATGCAGAGTCCAATATTCTGTTTATTAAAAATAATAAGACCCTGCTTCTGATTTTCAGAATCAGTTGTCTGGTGGCAGTATTTTTGGGCGCGCAGGCGGATTTCTCCATGATGTGGAATATCGCAGATATTACTATGGGCTGTATGGCAACGGTGAATATTTTGGTGATTTTGGTTCTGGGAAATGTTGCCATTAAGGTGCTGAAGGACTATGAGAAACAGAGAAAAGAAGGAAAAGACCCTGTGTTTAAGGCAAAAGACGTGGGGATTGATCATACGGATTGTTGGTAA
- a CDS encoding lysophospholipid acyltransferase family protein, whose product MLRFIMVCICVIGYLILSIPILLVEWVIGKFNKRAKDISSLRIIQATFRFILKVTGAEITVIGHENVPKDQAVLYIGNHRSFFDILLTYVLCPDLTGYVAKKEMEPIPLLSIWMRYLHCLFLDRKDIKAGMKTILTAIEKVKSGISICIFPEGTRNKGNDELELLPFHDGSFKIATKTGCPIVPIAINNSAEIFEAHFPKIKPCKVVVEYCKPIYPEQLDREDKKHLGAYTQKIILETLKKNRHLTK is encoded by the coding sequence ATGCTGCGATTTATCATGGTATGTATCTGTGTAATCGGATACCTGATTTTATCTATTCCAATCCTTCTGGTGGAATGGGTAATCGGAAAATTTAACAAACGCGCCAAAGATATCAGTTCCCTGCGAATTATTCAGGCAACCTTTCGTTTTATCCTGAAGGTTACAGGCGCAGAAATTACGGTTATCGGCCACGAAAATGTTCCAAAGGACCAGGCAGTTCTCTATATCGGAAATCATCGAAGCTTCTTCGATATTCTGCTGACCTATGTCCTTTGCCCGGATTTAACCGGATATGTGGCAAAAAAAGAAATGGAACCTATTCCTCTGCTTTCCATCTGGATGCGCTATCTTCACTGTCTGTTTCTGGACAGAAAGGATATTAAGGCAGGAATGAAAACCATTCTCACAGCTATTGAAAAAGTGAAAAGCGGAATCTCTATCTGCATTTTCCCGGAAGGCACAAGAAACAAAGGAAACGATGAACTGGAGCTTTTGCCCTTCCATGACGGAAGTTTTAAAATTGCCACAAAGACAGGCTGCCCGATTGTTCCCATTGCTATTAACAATTCAGCGGAAATCTTTGAGGCACACTTCCCTAAAATCAAACCCTGCAAGGTCGTGGTAGAGTATTGTAAGCCTATTTACCCGGAACAACTCGACAGGGAAGATAAAAAACATCTGGGAGCTTACACACAAAAAATCATTCTGGAAACTCTGAAGAAAAACAGGCATCTGACAAAATAG
- a CDS encoding protease complex subunit PrcB family protein translates to MGKKATGLLLLVLFSCLLYGCSIEKVRAGDGVKPEYTVMKEEDFPEKVKELIAQNQETEFQMTYQDAGYLYLLKGYGKQETGGYSIQIEDLSLWENAIHLQTVLIGPRDGEELKEEPSYPCLW, encoded by the coding sequence ATGGGAAAAAAAGCAACGGGGCTTTTGCTACTGGTATTGTTTTCCTGTCTGCTGTACGGCTGCAGTATTGAAAAGGTACGTGCAGGGGACGGAGTCAAGCCGGAGTATACAGTCATGAAGGAAGAGGATTTTCCGGAAAAGGTAAAGGAACTCATTGCACAGAATCAGGAAACAGAATTTCAGATGACGTATCAGGACGCAGGCTACCTCTACCTTTTAAAGGGATACGGAAAACAGGAAACAGGAGGATACAGCATACAGATTGAGGATTTATCCCTGTGGGAAAACGCCATTCATTTGCAGACTGTGCTTATAGGACCAAGGGACGGGGAAGAGTTGAAAGAAGAGCCTTCCTATCCCTGTCTGTGGTGA
- a CDS encoding DUF3794 and LysM peptidoglycan-binding domain-containing protein, with the protein MELITKKVSMLKRKCEAVNQITFDEDLNVPDVKPDIGRMIQKKGEIQIEDIQISEGKAYITGVLAVCLLYVSDSQERKIQSLMGTLHIGETLNLEGLENGDKVQLKWDIEDLSVQLINSRKLNIKALVTFTAYVEEMLETSLPVNVEDDEISRKKQDISIMEAAVHKRDTMRVKEDIALSSNKPDIYELLWNTVEIRGLDIRAENDKIGVKGELFVFALYSGNDDNNSLQWLEHSVPFYEEAECPGCSSDMIPNVEVTVPQSDLKVKQDEDGEERIISVDAVLELEMKIYEEEELSLLMDVYTPVKDCRAIREKQKLESLLVKNFSKCKMNDRIKVENSQGKILQICHSDGNVKVDSTRIVENGIEAEGVVRIRILYIISDDEMPFYAMETMIPFTHVIEAKGIDEQCIYHLRTDLEQLSTTMIDSDEIEVKIVMNLNVLVMKQTEMGIIQEIEEQELDREKLRSMPGIVGYQVQQGDTLWDIAKKFYTTIENIMELNGLESEEVKPLDSLILMKKVER; encoded by the coding sequence GTGGAGCTGATAACAAAAAAGGTAAGCATGCTGAAAAGAAAGTGTGAGGCAGTAAATCAGATTACATTTGATGAGGATTTAAATGTGCCGGACGTGAAACCGGATATTGGCAGAATGATTCAGAAAAAGGGAGAGATTCAGATTGAGGATATCCAGATTTCAGAGGGTAAGGCATATATTACCGGAGTTCTGGCAGTGTGTCTTTTATATGTCAGCGACAGTCAGGAGCGAAAGATTCAAAGTCTTATGGGAACATTGCACATAGGGGAAACCCTGAATCTGGAAGGGCTGGAAAACGGAGATAAGGTACAGCTTAAATGGGATATTGAGGATTTAAGCGTACAGCTTATTAATTCCCGAAAACTGAATATCAAAGCATTGGTAACCTTTACGGCTTATGTAGAGGAGATGCTGGAGACTTCCCTTCCGGTCAATGTGGAAGACGATGAAATTTCCAGAAAAAAGCAGGATATTTCCATTATGGAAGCGGCTGTACATAAAAGGGATACTATGCGGGTAAAGGAGGATATTGCACTGAGTTCCAACAAGCCGGATATTTATGAGCTTTTGTGGAATACAGTGGAAATCCGGGGGCTGGATATCAGAGCCGAAAATGATAAAATCGGGGTCAAAGGAGAACTTTTTGTTTTTGCACTTTACAGCGGCAATGACGACAACAATTCTCTGCAGTGGCTGGAGCATTCGGTGCCGTTTTACGAGGAGGCAGAATGTCCGGGCTGCAGCAGTGACATGATTCCTAATGTAGAGGTGACAGTGCCTCAAAGTGATTTGAAGGTAAAGCAGGATGAAGACGGGGAAGAGCGCATTATCAGTGTGGACGCAGTGCTGGAGCTGGAAATGAAAATTTATGAAGAAGAGGAGCTATCTCTTCTCATGGACGTTTACACACCTGTGAAGGATTGCCGTGCCATACGGGAGAAGCAGAAGCTGGAAAGTCTGCTGGTAAAGAATTTTTCCAAGTGTAAGATGAATGACAGGATAAAGGTGGAGAACAGTCAGGGGAAAATTCTACAGATTTGTCATAGTGATGGCAATGTAAAGGTAGACAGTACTCGAATTGTAGAAAACGGAATTGAAGCAGAGGGCGTGGTGCGGATACGGATTCTGTACATTATCAGTGATGATGAAATGCCCTTTTATGCTATGGAAACCATGATTCCTTTTACTCATGTTATTGAGGCAAAGGGGATTGACGAGCAGTGTATTTACCATTTGCGGACAGATTTGGAGCAGCTTTCCACAACCATGATTGACAGCGATGAGATTGAAGTTAAAATTGTGATGAATCTCAACGTACTGGTTATGAAGCAGACGGAAATGGGAATTATTCAGGAAATTGAAGAACAGGAGCTGGACAGAGAAAAACTGCGGAGTATGCCGGGGATTGTGGGATACCAGGTGCAGCAGGGCGATACGCTTTGGGATATTGCAAAAAAATTCTATACCACCATTGAGAATATTATGGAATTAAATGGACTGGAGAGTGAGGAAGTAAAGCCTCTGGACAGTCTTATATTGATGAAGAAAGTAGAGAGATAA
- the melA gene encoding alpha-glucosidase/alpha-galactosidase: MSFKIAFIGAGSLVFARTLFTDILSVPEFKNIRISFTDINADNLEKTRALCQRDLDANRIPITIEATTDRREAFKDARYIVNCVRIGGLEAFETDIEIPLKYGVDQCVGDTLCTGGIMYGQRVIAQMLEFCKDIREVSEPGAIMLNYSNPNAMATWACNKYGKVRTIGLCHGEIHGEMQIAEVLGIPREELDIICAGINHQTWYISVKHHGKELLDKILPGFEKHEKFREEEKVRIDMLKRFGYYSTESNGHLSEYVAWYRKRPEEIKNWIHLGNWINGETGGYLRVTREERNWFETDYPKILTEEPKKLDGSQRGKEHCSYIIEALETGRKYRGHFNVMNEGCITNLPAESVVEVPCYADGNGISVPKVGDLPLGCAAVCSQSIWVQKLAVEAAVSGNVQLLKQAAMMDPLTGAVCNPPEIWQMIDEMLVAQEEWLPQYTEGIAQAKENLSKGNLIPTREYHGAARLREKTPEEVAIEHETRKITV; encoded by the coding sequence ATGAGTTTTAAAATTGCTTTTATCGGTGCCGGCAGCCTGGTTTTTGCCCGCACACTTTTTACAGATATTTTATCTGTACCGGAATTTAAGAATATCCGCATTTCCTTTACAGACATCAATGCTGACAATCTGGAAAAAACCCGTGCCTTATGCCAGAGAGATTTAGATGCAAACCGGATTCCCATTACCATTGAGGCAACCACGGACAGACGGGAAGCTTTTAAAGATGCCAGATATATTGTAAACTGCGTCCGTATTGGCGGACTGGAGGCTTTTGAAACTGATATTGAAATTCCTTTAAAATACGGTGTTGACCAGTGTGTCGGCGATACACTCTGTACAGGCGGAATCATGTACGGTCAGCGTGTTATTGCACAAATGCTGGAATTTTGTAAGGATATCCGGGAAGTTTCAGAACCGGGCGCTATTATGCTGAATTATTCCAATCCCAACGCCATGGCTACCTGGGCATGCAATAAATACGGAAAAGTCAGAACCATTGGTTTATGCCACGGAGAAATTCATGGAGAAATGCAGATTGCAGAGGTGCTGGGTATTCCCAGGGAAGAACTGGACATTATCTGTGCAGGAATCAATCATCAGACCTGGTATATTTCTGTAAAGCATCACGGAAAAGAGCTGCTGGATAAAATCCTTCCCGGCTTTGAAAAGCACGAAAAATTCCGGGAAGAAGAAAAGGTTCGCATTGATATGTTAAAACGCTTTGGATACTATTCCACAGAGTCTAACGGACATCTGTCTGAATATGTTGCATGGTACAGAAAAAGACCGGAGGAAATCAAGAACTGGATTCATCTGGGTAACTGGATTAATGGAGAAACCGGTGGTTATCTTCGCGTAACTCGTGAGGAAAGAAACTGGTTTGAAACAGACTATCCAAAAATTCTGACAGAAGAGCCTAAAAAATTGGACGGCTCTCAGCGCGGAAAAGAGCACTGTTCCTATATTATCGAAGCTTTGGAAACCGGAAGAAAATACCGGGGACACTTTAACGTTATGAATGAAGGCTGCATTACCAATCTGCCTGCGGAATCTGTGGTGGAGGTTCCCTGTTATGCAGACGGAAACGGAATCAGTGTTCCAAAGGTGGGCGATTTGCCTCTTGGCTGTGCTGCTGTCTGCTCACAGTCCATCTGGGTACAAAAGCTGGCTGTGGAAGCTGCTGTAAGCGGAAATGTACAGCTTCTGAAACAGGCTGCTATGATGGATCCTCTGACAGGTGCTGTATGCAATCCGCCTGAAATCTGGCAGATGATTGATGAAATGCTGGTAGCACAGGAAGAGTGGCTGCCGCAGTATACAGAGGGTATTGCACAGGCAAAGGAAAATCTGTCAAAAGGAAATCTGATTCCTACCCGGGAATACCATGGAGCTGCCAGACTGCGGGAGAAGACACCTGAGGAAGTGGCAATTGAGCATGAAACACGGAAAATTACAGTGTAA
- a CDS encoding AraC family transcriptional regulator, translated as MNSIYSSKNSFITITAFYAISLPEFHMSMHTHKSCEIMYVTSGSCMVQYEGGEIRLSANEFIFLDAEVPHKLSIPKGRPCAVLNVEFLCQRKETQMNIESLWKNSEDFLNFCGKRLSAFAAEDLRNMGYALKDLVVCLQKGGSEMCLISILFQRMLLELAYCTEHMQKASGLYYLKQACSYIQERLFDTIKIPELAAYAGINKSYLQRLFSENLHCTITEYTNRKRMERAEFLLVNSSMKITDIAFSTGYNSRQHFGHTFEKYYGMSPLQYRKLHSRTLVPDTEKKQYILGDTAQIQKIRLWE; from the coding sequence TTGAACAGTATTTACAGCAGTAAAAATTCTTTTATAACGATTACAGCATTTTATGCCATTTCTCTCCCGGAATTCCATATGTCTATGCACACGCATAAAAGTTGTGAAATTATGTATGTAACCAGCGGAAGTTGTATGGTGCAGTATGAGGGAGGAGAAATCCGGCTGTCTGCCAATGAATTCATTTTTCTGGACGCAGAGGTCCCCCATAAGTTGAGTATTCCAAAGGGCAGACCCTGTGCTGTTTTGAATGTGGAATTTTTATGTCAGAGAAAGGAAACACAAATGAATATAGAGTCTTTGTGGAAGAACAGTGAGGATTTTCTCAACTTCTGTGGAAAAAGATTATCCGCCTTTGCTGCAGAAGATTTGAGAAATATGGGATATGCCTTAAAGGATTTAGTTGTGTGTCTGCAAAAGGGCGGCAGCGAGATGTGTTTGATTTCCATTCTTTTTCAGAGAATGCTTTTGGAGCTGGCATATTGTACAGAGCATATGCAGAAGGCTTCAGGACTGTATTATCTAAAGCAGGCATGCAGCTATATTCAGGAACGCCTTTTTGATACCATAAAAATCCCGGAGCTTGCAGCATATGCAGGAATCAATAAATCTTATTTGCAACGATTGTTTTCTGAAAATCTGCACTGTACGATTACAGAGTATACGAATCGGAAGCGTATGGAGAGAGCAGAGTTCCTTTTGGTAAACAGTTCTATGAAGATAACAGATATTGCTTTTTCCACAGGATATAATAGCAGGCAGCATTTTGGGCATACTTTTGAAAAGTATTATGGTATGAGTCCCTTGCAGTATCGAAAGCTTCATTCCAGAACCCTGGTGCCGGATACAGAGAAAAAGCAGTATATTTTAGGAGATACAGCGCAGATACAGAAAATAAGACTGTGGGAATAA
- a CDS encoding beta-N-acetylhexosaminidase: MKFFYNTDSKTAALLEKGTTLLLEEYADLPKNFESLQISVTTDSAFEKLLVSRTGQCAEITCKEPAHYFRGLNYLLHHAEEDFELKETPFFTHNGFMLDCSRNAVATPDKIKKLIRVLAKAGMNQLLLYTEDTYEIPGQPYFGTYRGRYSQEELRQLDSYAQNFGIELVPCIQTLAHLRNALKWPMGQELKDTSDILMVGSEKVYAFLEQALTSLKDCFSSRNIHIGMDEALMLGLGNYLKENGYKESSLLIREHSQRILEICRKMGWKPMMWSDMYITSNTGKGYYDIDENTDTSTWTKPDEELGLVYWDYYHADRETYHHMLRVHKELSPRTIFAGGIWNWNGIAPNYGKAFQCTISALKECQSQGISEVFATGWLDNGAETPLDALYPGLILFATLCFRENPSGEEVAQSFADCVDAPLEDFYLLDNFDALFQGTGENLSADNPSKYLLYQDPMLGIFDYHIQGVDTKTYYGELADKLAKSQETSPKYADFFSFYEAFAKVLAQKADLGICLKDAYDKKDLSTLRNICTQIIPNILKNFQTMHLLREKLWLQDAKPFGYELMDIKLAGVKTRLESTARRVMTYVNKEVDCLEELEQPRLPYWTVEAKYPHDRKTELRENLWNKIISGCDLIDTV, encoded by the coding sequence ATGAAATTTTTTTATAATACTGACAGCAAAACTGCAGCCTTACTTGAAAAAGGAACAACACTTTTACTGGAGGAATATGCTGATTTGCCAAAAAATTTTGAATCCCTTCAGATTTCTGTCACAACAGACTCTGCCTTTGAAAAACTGCTTGTTTCCAGGACAGGGCAGTGTGCCGAAATCACCTGTAAGGAACCAGCACACTATTTTCGCGGGCTGAATTACCTCCTGCATCACGCAGAAGAAGATTTTGAACTGAAGGAAACTCCCTTCTTTACCCATAACGGCTTTATGCTGGACTGCTCCCGAAACGCAGTTGCCACACCAGATAAGATAAAAAAACTGATACGCGTTCTGGCAAAAGCCGGCATGAATCAGCTCCTTCTGTATACAGAAGACACCTATGAAATACCCGGTCAGCCTTATTTCGGTACTTATCGCGGCCGTTATTCTCAGGAAGAGCTGCGCCAACTGGATTCCTATGCACAGAATTTCGGTATTGAGCTGGTTCCCTGTATTCAGACTCTGGCACACCTGAGAAATGCTCTGAAATGGCCTATGGGACAGGAATTAAAGGATACCTCTGACATTCTCATGGTAGGTTCAGAAAAAGTATACGCTTTTCTTGAACAGGCTTTAACCTCTTTGAAGGACTGTTTTTCTTCCAGAAATATTCACATTGGAATGGACGAAGCCCTGATGCTGGGACTGGGCAATTATCTGAAAGAAAACGGATATAAAGAAAGCTCTCTCCTGATTCGCGAACACAGCCAGAGAATTCTGGAAATCTGCCGTAAGATGGGCTGGAAGCCAATGATGTGGAGTGATATGTATATTACCTCCAATACAGGAAAGGGGTATTATGACATTGATGAAAATACAGATACCTCTACCTGGACAAAACCAGACGAAGAGCTTGGACTTGTTTACTGGGACTACTATCACGCAGACAGAGAAACCTATCACCATATGCTGCGCGTTCATAAGGAGCTTTCTCCACGCACTATTTTTGCCGGCGGAATCTGGAACTGGAACGGTATTGCCCCAAACTATGGAAAGGCTTTTCAATGCACCATAAGCGCTTTAAAAGAATGTCAGAGTCAGGGAATTTCTGAAGTCTTTGCTACCGGCTGGCTGGACAATGGAGCTGAAACGCCTCTGGACGCCCTCTATCCCGGACTGATTCTGTTTGCCACTCTCTGCTTCAGGGAAAATCCTTCCGGGGAAGAGGTTGCTCAATCCTTTGCAGACTGTGTTGATGCGCCGCTGGAAGATTTTTATCTTCTGGATAATTTTGATGCACTCTTCCAGGGAACTGGAGAAAATCTCTCTGCTGATAATCCTTCCAAGTACTTACTGTATCAGGATCCAATGCTTGGCATATTTGATTACCACATTCAGGGCGTAGACACAAAAACATACTATGGAGAACTGGCTGACAAGCTGGCAAAAAGTCAGGAAACCTCTCCGAAATACGCAGACTTCTTCTCCTTCTATGAAGCATTTGCCAAAGTGCTGGCGCAAAAAGCAGACCTGGGCATCTGCCTTAAGGATGCCTATGATAAAAAAGACTTATCCACACTCCGGAATATTTGTACACAGATTATCCCCAATATTCTGAAAAATTTCCAGACTATGCACCTGCTTAGAGAAAAGCTGTGGCTTCAGGACGCCAAGCCTTTCGGCTATGAGCTTATGGATATCAAGCTGGCCGGCGTAAAAACACGTCTGGAAAGTACGGCAAGAAGAGTCATGACTTATGTGAACAAAGAAGTGGATTGTCTGGAAGAACTGGAACAGCCGCGTCTGCCTTACTGGACAGTGGAAGCAAAATACCCCCATGATAGGAAAACAGAATTAAGGGAAAATCTCTGGAATAAAATTATAAGCGGTTGTGATTTAATTGATACTGTCTGA